CCGGTTCTGGAAGGATACCGAGAGCGAGTTCTACAAAGTGCTGTACGATCTCAAAGGAGCGATGGAGAATGGCAGAGAGACAACCGACCTGAAACGCGGATGGCTCGATGCCATCAGAAAGGAGGCAGAAAAACTGTTTGATGACTATTCCCAGTCTGCACTGATCGGGGTTGCCGACCCGAAGAGAATCGCGGTGGCAAGGCGGGAGCTCAGGAACTTCACCTCGCCCGCTGCAACAAAAATCTGGAAAACCCTTGACCTTCCAAAACCGCCTGTCCGAAAGAAAAATACGAAGTCTCATGCATCATGAGGTGATTGGCCTGTGAACTCGACACGATATCTTTCGTTTTCAAAATCCCCCGAAGAAAGAGAGGTTCTTGGGGCGTGGTGGAAAGAACTCCAGGATAATCATGGCGACCGGGCGGCATTGCGGCGGTGCACGTCCGCTGCCGAGGTCGCTTTCGTTCCTGCTTTCCATCATCTGCGTCTGGAACTTTCAAAGATCACATCTGTACGTCCCGAATCCCTGGCAAGGGTTGCCGGGGTTTTGTCTCACGTAAAAACATATGATGAAACCGGTGGCCGGCGTATCGCCCAGCAAATCGCGGCGAAAAGAGAAGGCAGCGACCAGGGCCGGGTGAGCGATCTGCGGTTCCGGCGGCTGCTGGCGATCGATGACAAGGACCAACTCTACGGATCGATGATCCGTATTCTCCGGCTCCTTAAAGGTGAAGCCGACATCCCGAGTCTGGCCGATGGCATCTACTGGTGGAATGACGGAACGAAGAACGCCTGGGCGTATGACTACTATTCAGTAGCGCTTGAAAAGAAATGATTGAAATGGAGGAAAATCTATGAGTGAATTTATTCAACTGCATATTCTTGCATCGTATCCCCCCTCGAACCTGAACCGCGACGACCTTGGAAGGCCGAAGACCGCGATGATGGGTGGTTCCCAGAGGCTGCGGATCTCGTCGCAGAGCCTGAAGAGAGCATGGAGGACGTCCGATCAGTTTGAAGAATCATTGCACGGACTGATCGGGATCAGAACACGTTCCCTGGGTGAGAAGATATACGGTGCAATGGTCTCAGGACAGCAGTTGATGGATGTTGTCGCCGGAGAAAAATCAGATCCTGTTCGCCCTCCACTGTCCGAAGAAGATGCTCTGATCTGGTCGGCAGGGATCGCAGATGCCTATGGGGCACTGGAAAGCCCGAAAGAGTGGGAGAAGGGACCGCAGTATAAACAGATGATCCATTTCAGGCCATCTGAAAT
The Methanofollis sp. DNA segment above includes these coding regions:
- the casB gene encoding type I-E CRISPR-associated protein Cse2/CasB, coding for MNSTRYLSFSKSPEEREVLGAWWKELQDNHGDRAALRRCTSAAEVAFVPAFHHLRLELSKITSVRPESLARVAGVLSHVKTYDETGGRRIAQQIAAKREGSDQGRVSDLRFRRLLAIDDKDQLYGSMIRILRLLKGEADIPSLADGIYWWNDGTKNAWAYDYYSVALEKK